From Manihot esculenta cultivar AM560-2 chromosome 18, M.esculenta_v8, whole genome shotgun sequence:
AACCTGCTGTAGAAATATACTTTCTAATTGTAACctcatttgttttgaggttaacGAATGTTAAAAGTTACTCTTGTAATGCGTTACCCTCGACTAACTATGTTTGGTATATCAAAGTTTAACTTTTAACCCAGTTAAACGTTCATCCCACTTACACTCAAATTTGTAAACCTAGGGAGGAGTGAGGTAAGAGTGAGGTAATGGACTGTGACTTTTCTAGCTATTGTAAATAAATATTGTTATTTCTAATTAGCATATTATTATGAATAATTACTATTGTAAACATATTATTGTCAATATtaacaaatattttaatattattataatattatcataatattttttatttaaatttaataatatcttTTGTTCATATAAATATAACAAACACATTTAATTGTACAAGtttcacttttatttttctttcatggatAATGAGAATTAAGAAACGTGCTTAACAATATTAATGGTTGCACCTGTAACTATTACTCCATTAACTGTCATGCTTGTCGCTGTTAACCTCCATTTCATTCACCCATACAAAATGCCCCTTAGTCTCATAACCTCTTGGGCCCTAGATCTAGTGCTTAGCTGGAGGTATTCTTGATTTGTGTTCTTAGTGTGGTTTAAACATGTGTCCTGAATTGAATAATGATACAACACAGACCCTTTTTTATTGTGTCATCATTCCTTGTATTAGGGTGAAATGCAAAGAACAAGAGTAAACATTTTAATGGTAACATAATGCTCTTCCTGTCTGTTTTCTCGGCTTTCTTCTACCGAACTGAATGAAGATAGTTTCTCCTCCCTTTCTAGTTTCTCAGAGTTTTGCTGCTATAACTATATGTACCCTTCTTCTGTCTATACAAGACTAGAACTTTTGTCTCAGAGTGGATTACAATGGCTGTGTGTAATTATTTTGGCTGGACTTCCCAAAATGTCTACACTTGTTAGAGAGTTTTTTGCTTCCAAAAAGATATGCTACCTGTTCTCCTTATGGAGCAGCTGTGAAACACTAtgaatttattcattttttgtCTTAACACTTCTGGAGTACACTGGCATGCATGCCCTCATGTCCTCTTTGAACGATAGTCTTGTTTATAGGGGTTATTTTTGGATCTTATAATGTTTTCAAAGTAGACTCTTGTCTGTCCAGAAACTCCACTGTGCATCCTTTGCTCATGAAAATGTTACATCTCTCACAACAATGTGCAACTATGTGCAATCTACCCATGTCTGATGGGGCTCTTGTCCCCACTCTGCCAGAGTCCATACTTTAACAAGTCGGACCTTACAATATCTGATTTTGTTGGGAATTACAGGATCATAATTGTTTTGCATAAGGATGGAGTTTGTGTGGATAAGAATAGTCTCATAATATTTTTGGGATTTGGTAAAATTATCAGGAATGTAGTAATGTGGAATTAAACTTGTAGATCGTGCATTATTGTAATAGGAGGTTCTGCTCTGTTTTCTTGTGTTGAAGTGTGTTGAATAATTCCTCCTTGTGTCTTCTTGGAACTGTTGGAAGTTGCACACTTGGACTTCAAATATTTCAACAAATCCTTGCAGTTGTTTGTGaacaataatttcatttttaatacaGATAAAGGAAAGAAGAGACAGAAGATTTTGTCAGAAACATCAGCATCAGAGGTCATCAATGTAACGGGAGATGCTGTGAGATTCccctctttttttttccctacTTTTGTTTACTGTTCGTTTTCTGTTGAGTTGACTCAAACTTCATGGGATTCTTTGCCTTGCCTATATCCTTATGTCATGATGCTAGATTGAACTATATTTCTACTTTTGATCTCCTATTTCTTGAAAGAGCAATTAATTTGTCAAAATatgttacaattttttttttttttttttgtatgtccAAGTTATGTGTCAGAATCTTAAAAGAAATTGATTTGCAGAGAAAGGAGAAGAGTAAAATGCTTTTTCATCCCTGATTTGTGTAAAAATTAACAACTCTACAGTTTGAATCCGTAAAATTGAAGTTTCCTCTGTgcaatttttagttaattatatgAAAGATTATCAAAATATCCTTATAAAATATGTTACATCCTtgattatgttaaaattaatatttaagtctattgatttttttaaaaaataaatgatctaATTCCTGCATTTTAACTTTATCaaacaaaaagaaattatttcaaatatttatgGAGGACCTTCAGTTTGATGGAGTTAAAATAGAAGGATTAAACTGTTGAGTTTAGAAAGAGGTGGACGTGtattattttctctatttctaacggataaaaatgtaatttttgcGAAAAAACTCTGAATACAGAATCTTATTGGGATAAGAGCTTAAAAATTTGGTAGGACATATTACACCCAGATATCCCCTATTTCTCAGTTTTAAGTTATTCAACTAACACCACCAATTCGATTTCAGTTTTGTTATTTCTTACCCTTACCCATCCATGGATCTTAAAGTTTGAACAAAACTACTTTTGCAGGGagaaaattttaactaaataatctTCCTTTTTTTGAGAAGGGTTGCAAATTTGGGAGAAACAAATATTTGAATCAGTTCCCCTTGTGCGGTTATCCCTGTATTTCAGTTTTCATAACGAATACTAGATTTGATATGGATTTGCTTAATTCTTGTTATCAGCTGCTTGTTAACGGAGGTTCTTTTTTCCTCTACATTTGAGCTCTCTATTCAAACTAGAAGCAAGTGCAGATATCTTTGTTTATATACTTTTGGTACGTTTCAACTGTGAAACCATATGCTAGAGTATGATTTCTGGTTTTTCTTCTTTTAGCCTGTCAGAAGAAGCCGGCGACGGAAGGTGTAGATGGACTATAATACCATGGCATCCTCAATTGGAATTCAAATCTGCTTTCCAGAAAAAGGTTCTCATGTAAGCTCCTATCTATAACTACGTGGGTGAATTACTAAGTTAGTGACATGTTTCCATtacaaataaccaaaattttcatctctggcattctgtataTAGTGTTTCTCGTATGTAAATTTTGAATGTATTCCCTACAGAAACAAGTGTAGAACAAATAGCAGTGCTAATTTCAACATTCTTGCCCACAAAATTGTCTTTAGGTGAGACGGTTTCAGTGCTAATCACAGCGTAATACACATTTGATTAGAACAATCATTTCCTGTTAAGGAAAACCGTTGTCTATGCTATAGCAAATTATACTTTGATTATTCATTTGTGCACTTGGGTTTCTATCCTCTGCCGATTTGTTTTATGTGCTATGACTGAGTTTCAATGTCGGGCTGTGCCTATTCGCCAAAACAGCGCCGTCTCATCCTCTGATTACTGCTTGGAGCTTGGCGGGGTGGCAGGTTTGGTCATTTTGAAGATTGGAATAGAATCAAATTTTAGGTTTTTTAATTATCTTTAGCCCTTTGGATCAGAAATGAAGATACTTAACTTGGTATCGAATTTTGGTTCGGTGCTTTGATTTACAGTTTCGATTTGGGTCTTCATTTCTTTTGTATTTTCCTTTTAAGAGATTAAGAATACTttttagttaaatattaaaacataataaaatgatagtattaatattaaaataaatttgttaGTTTTAGTTAGCGATATTGTAATAAATTGAAgttacaaaattattaaaaataggatcaaaaaaatatttatcctGGTAAAAAAATAATGACTCATCAAGAAGTAGAAAATAAAGCTACAATTATCGAGTTCTAATTTCTAAACCTTAGGAAGTGCAGTGGCTAGGGAGTTTATTCACGGTGACCAGGGAATGGCAAGAAAACCATCGTACATTGGAAGGAAGCTTGATCTTCTCTTGGCCGGATTTTTTTGGTTGGGTCAAATGGGTTTGGGTTTTTAGGGTTATAATCGTTGGGCTTTAGTACTAGTTATTTAGGCCTCAAATTGTCTTTTTAtctgtaaaattatttttacaagTGATGAACTTTGTATTTTTCCATTAATTTAATGAAGTGGTTCTttcttttggaaaaaaaaaaacttggagTTTTAATATTCAAAGATACATAATtctaaatactttaattttatgtaatataattaattattttattatgtattCATATATTATCTAAATGTACATaagtaataatattatattttattaaattataatatataattttattttcgtattggtttctttattttttataataactaTAACcactattttttttgaaaataataagtCCAACCACTTAATTGCttttaataaatcatttaattatgtataataaaatgataattataattttttttaatttaatacaattacaacttatatattattaagaaaataaaaatgaaatttattataaatttcttctctattccttttcaaaaaaaaaaaatcttctctattttcttaataaattttaatgacaaatgtattaaattatgaaaaatgaggACCTTGAGCCGATGCATTGCTTTAACCTGATGAACATTCTTAATCACTTAATGGCAAAAAATTCTAAAGTCACCAAAtgaattttcattatatttaaataagcaGTACAGACCTAGAAGACTATAATGAACATAAAGAAGCCCAAGGCACAAAGCACCGTATCATTCAAatccaagttttttttttttaaacctaAATTCAAGTACCTGTAAAgcctctatatatatatagaactaagaaataaaaaaacatgCGAAATCTAAGTCTTTCAACCTgccaatcaaatttaaaaactagaaaaaaacaacaacaaatagTAATAGAAAATCCTCTCCTTAAACTAGATTGtcttcaaaataaaagaaaatataagaaataagaaaaaatattaacaaataaTCTAATCCGATTATGAGAAGGGTAATCCATACTAATAAATTGAGTGGTGGttaaaaaaatgagagaatTCTCTCTATAGAAAAAGAGAAGTTGAAATAAAAACTCATGCAATGGTTCacgtaaaaattttaaaagattttaaaataaggtatgattttttaaaatataaatttatgagaATAAATTTCTTTAGTTAAACGAAAAGTTTGatgattataaatatttaaaattctttttttaattcattaaattagtaactagaaaattttcttttatatgttattttaatttactttaaaatttttcataagtACATATTATAAGGACTATAAATTTTCTATTCCTAATTATTGTTGATAGCCATATAGAATCTacgaaattatatatttttatataatctaattaagataaaatttaatttcatttttaaatattgtttattTTGAAGTCTTTTACTTAAAAAACGTATGAGTAATGTGTTTAATAAAGTTGATTCCTTCATTTTATAtacttattaaaatattcttaaattttaaattcattaaatacTATTCATTTCATTCTTAtagatattaatattttttaaaaaattactaaaactcttttaatttattttaaaaatgaatagaTGAAAATATtgataatgataaaatttacaaACTAAATCAATACTGAtttatttatgcatgtttttattttcttaaaatcatCTGGAAGAGGTGCGGCGTCAACCCTGTGGCCAAACACAGTCTTCACTGGCTTTGAAGGAAAAGGCGCTTCTTCTCGATCAACCCTGTTGCAATCTTCCCTGGTTCCTCATCGCTGCGTTTCTGCTAGAAATAACCTCTTCTCATGCGCCCTtagctctttcttcttctcgcAGAAACCGCTTTTTGTTCTTTCTCTCGCAATGGCTAACTTGAGAACCGATTCTCCTCTCTCCCGTCGAATCGTTCGCGCCTTCCTCGATTTCCTCGACTCCGGTAATCCCCCCTCTCTCTCTGTGTATTCTTCATATATATGTTGGTATGACATTGTTGATCACTGTATTTTGATTGTATCCTTTCTTGCAATGATGTTAGTCGGGCATTGGTTTAATTCGCCTGatatactttattctctaatatTTAGTGGGCACTAGTTAATTGTCTTCTTTAACTTATTGTTCTCGAGGTTTTGTGATCATAATTATCAAGTATTTTCTTACTTCAAAGCTTAAATTCTTGAAATTTCCTGCTTAATTTTGACTAGGGTTTgagggttttattttttttttttaatatctaattgATGTGGTATAGTTCTTTACGTAGtggtttattatttattatgcaAGCATTGatctttgttttctttctttcttttttattatatttgatgttttttttttcctccatgTGTTTTAGTTGAGCCTGCTCCAGGGGTTGATCTTGAAGGTCTAGAGGTTGTGAGGGAATGTTTGACGGAGGTTTTTAACATTGATTCATCTCCTACGGAGGATTGCATACAACCTGGTTTAGTGGTTGACTTATTTCGTTCACTTGCGGTAAATGAGCCTCGGAAAGTCAATTTGAGTCATGGAGACACTCCAGCAAATACTTTTAGCTCATCCCATGCCGAGAATGCTGTTGATGCTAGTCACTCAGAGACTTCTAGGACTCAGGTTTTTGCCTTTTGTATCGCATTATTTTCTTGCATTCTTTTATCTCCCTTCAGGATGCATGTTAACTTTACCAGTAtcacattgtttgtcttttatATTTTCTAGAACATGTTATTTTCAGATCTTCATGAATACCATCATTGTGCTTCACAATTCATTCCCTTCTATCTCTAAGGAGAAGGCTGATTCTTTCATAATATAACTGGTGGTTATTGTGCCGAGTATGCATTTGTGGTTTCATGTTGCTGTAGGGGGTTAATTCTTTGGCATCAGTGAGGACCTATTTGGGATCTTGTATATCATTGTTGGGTTTAAAGAAATTTATGGGTATTGATGCTGCACCAGCTCCTTCTTTGGATTTCGGGTTCAGATCTACAAAACAAGAAGAGCACCGGGTGGCTTGGTTTTAAGTCAGTAAAGGTTCAAGGGTGTATTAAGTGGAAAGGGTTAATAATGAGATGATCTTACGTACCTGGAGGttgcctatatatatataacttgtTGGAAATACTATCCTAATAGGATTTGGAGCATGTTATAGAGTTTTGGTAGGACAAAAATTTCGCATTTCACTCTTATTTAGTATTCTATTCATGGCCCTCTTTTATTCGGGCTTTCTGGTTTCCGGGTCCATTCCTTAATGATATGGATATTTTATCAGGTATCattgtttaaaatgtatttaaACAATACTTGCATGTATGAGGTTGAGGTTcttcatttataaatttatttgagaaaTGAACTTAAATAcaagaaacaaaaataaatatcatgAAACATTATATACTACAGTCGTCTGCAGATTATAGATTACAGTGGCTACAGCAGCAATCATactaagaataaaaaatatggtTAGGATATTTTGTTTTTGGTGATGGAGCATATGAGCATAAAAGAAATATAACCAGTAATCTCATCCAGTTATCTGTTAAGAACTTCCATTGAAAATTGGAAATCCAACACTTCCGTTGCTTGATGTGGTGTGCCATCTTTCCAAATAATTCACTGCTATTCCCCCTACTGATATTCATAACCTTCACCTATCTAAACAAAGTTAGTTCCCTTCCAAGTTGTTCTCCATGTTACCACTATAGTCTCAATTACTTCGTCATCTGCTCCTTGTAAACAAGTAATGTCTTGTTTTTTGCTGTTTGCATTCATAATAAGTTAATAACTGTCATGCTTATGGatcaaattttatcaaatacgCATGTATGTTGTGAACTTTTATTCGTGAGGAGCAATTATGGATTATCAAATGGtaagataattaataataaaaccgAAATTAGACATTATGATGCTGATAAATAAATTGGCACTTCTGTTGGTGTCTTGTTGTTGGAAATATTTGTAGTTGCCTTTTTATTACTTATTAGGAATTTAGTTTCTATTGATTATTGAATTGTGTTGCTGCACTTTGTTTAAATTGATGGTTAAATTTAAACTGAAATTGCATGTGCACATAGATGCCTTACTtggttaaatttataattatgaacTATTATTGTTGGTTTTTAGTTTTAACCATCTTATTTTATTCTAATCAGGGTGATGAATGGACACTACCATCTCATGCAATGGGTAGGCTTATATTCTTTCTTCTCTTGGCACTGCACATGATTATACATTGATTCTTGTTTATCACATGTGCTTTTTGTAAATTAAGATTTGGAAAAGGTATGGCCAATACTATGCTACTCTCATTAATTGCTTAAAGGCTTTTGTGTATGTGTCATTCCTTGAATGGGGTTGAATTTGAGTTCTATCTTCATGATTTGACTGTATAAACCTTTTTAAGTTTGTAATTCATATGTTAATTCATTCTCAATTTTATTGCCAGGTGTATCCAGAGATGAACTCTTTGGGAAATTCTTTGCTGCCCTTGAGAAAATAAACTTTTTCAAGACAACACATGATGGGAACGATGATCCTATCCAACTGGATAAAGCAACAAGTTTGTTTCATGATGCTCTAAATGTAATTTAGATTTCCATGTATACTAGGTGCATTAGAAAGAAAATaatctatctatatatatacatatattcaaGAGAGTGGCTTCAGTATAACAGTAAAGTTACTCCATTTGCAACCTAAGGCACTGATTTGAGCCAGGAAAACAGCCTCTCTACAAAGTAGGGGTAAGGCTGCTTACATTAATCTTCCCAGAGCCTACAAGTATGGGATGCTTCAAGCACTAGATCACTTTTTTGTTAAGAAAATATCCATTATTATTGATGGGTTTTATACCATCATACCTGTCCCTTTGATTTAGCTCAAAGTTTGATATGTTATAAATGTGCCAACTTGTCCTTTTCTTATTCCACTGTAAAGCTTGATTGATGAAAAAAACATATGATATGCCGTATCAGGATATGGAAAAAGCTGGATGCCAATCATTTAACCAGAACAGCCTGGCAGAGACATTGAAGTCACAAGGTGCATATGAGTTTGTAAGCCTTTATGCAAGGAGATGGTTTTGATTTAGAACTTTTGTACGAAGTGTGTGTTATCAATATCTCTAAGCGATGTTTATGGCATCATACATTCTTTAAATGCTTCTACATTTCATTATTCATTGTACTGAGTGGCAACACCAAAGTGGAAGACCAGAGAGTTGTGTTGTCTTGCATCAATACAGTTGCAGTTTAATCGAACTGATTAAATTGTGCTATATCGTCTTCAATGTTTAGCTGATTGTATTGTGATATTGTCTTTGCTTTTAGGTAACAGGGCCATGCAGTCAAAGATGTACGCTGATGCAATTGAGTTGTATTCTTGTGCCATTTCGCTTAGTGAAAATAATGCTGTTTACTACTGTAACAGGTGCAATTAAACAGTTGTTAAAAATTTTGTATTCAAATATCTGCTGTTGCTTCTGTTTTAACAAATTTTGGTTTCATGTTCTTCATGTTGAAATCAGTTCATTGCTTAACACTTTagtaattttcttctttttatctgAATACTTATGAATGGTGAAATTTGAACCTCAGTGCTCATGTTAGAGAGTGACAAATACCACTGGACTAGTTAAGAATGTATAACATGTTAGATATTAGATGTTCTGCATTTTCTTTGAACATTTTCTTGCAAGAAGAATAATTACACAAAACGACCATGTGATTTAATGCATTTTCAAGTAGGGTCTTTACTTTAAGTTGTAACAAAAAGGGTCCTATAGTTTTATTCCGTTAGCAAAGTGAGGTTTTTCCTGTAATACcttgtaaattttaatttactctTAATATTTAGTGAAAACTATATTTTAATtcctgtatttttaaatttagaccATTAAGTTTTGTTTGACaaacaaaataatttcttaatttgaactttatatttttaattaaaagtaatccttatattttatagatcagtatttaattattgtaattaCTAAGAAGTCTTTGTATTTATAAGTTAATCTccttgtttattaaattttaatatcttatatgtgaaaaataatgaaataaaaattaaataaaaaatctaatatctCCTTTTTGTcctagttaaataaaaaaatcattgagAAGGGAAAAGTTAAATGAGAACGAATTCTTTGGACTTGAATTTAGACACATATTATGCTAAGattcttgatttaatttttattttattaatttatttgactataagatattaaatttaataaatatgtgaaattaattagtaaaaaaatataagtacttatttgtaaataattataatatttatggaCTAATATGTAAGAATATAGGAATGAATTATAACTAAAGggactattttattataaaataaaactttataactaaatttaataaatatatgaaccaaattatatgttttataaaactttaaggattaaaatgtaatttatcctaattaaaaaattatttttaattaatttttaaatgccaCATTAGCATTTATTAACGGACTTAAAAAAAGTCTCACTTTGCTAACGGAGTGAAATCACATGATTCTTcttattacaaattaaattatagggCTCACTTGAAAAAGACACCAAACAACAAGATAGTTTTTTGTAATTACTCCTTTTTTCATTTATCAGACaatgattgaattttttttgtttatttcttATTTCTAGATCTTCCTTAATGATAAGGTCTTATTCTTGCAGCTTCTGTTGAAGCTATTACTTTATACAGAAATTCTGAAAGATGAAAGCTGTTTCTATTGTGTGTGCGTTTGTG
This genomic window contains:
- the LOC110606748 gene encoding small glutamine-rich tetratricopeptide repeat-containing protein codes for the protein MANLRTDSPLSRRIVRAFLDFLDSVEPAPGVDLEGLEVVRECLTEVFNIDSSPTEDCIQPGLVVDLFRSLAVNEPRKVNLSHGDTPANTFSSSHAENAVDASHSETSRTQGDEWTLPSHAMGVSRDELFGKFFAALEKINFFKTTHDGNDDPIQLDKATSLFHDALNDMEKAGCQSFNQNSLAETLKSQGNRAMQSKMYADAIELYSCAISLSENNAVYYCNRAAAYTQIQKNDEAIRDCLKSIEIDPNYSKAYSRLGLAYYAQGNYRDAIEKGFRKALLLDPHNESVKENIQVAEQKLKEEQKRAGRDQNMNSSSRDSQEFNSQIPMFTSMPFNSNAIPADFANMLRNMATQVYPGEHPQGRQGEDRNVSGSGEPEIRVGGNINMNLGENIPEELRGALRSMMGMFSGAAPPSPTQGTPQDTNPTAGRSPTN